In Prevotella sp. oral taxon 475, one DNA window encodes the following:
- a CDS encoding TetR/AcrR family transcriptional regulator encodes MQKLKDDIRQRIVAVAREEFIAHGARNTSIRTVARRAGIAAGNVYNYFRSKDELFCEVLRPLLNELNRYILSHNEERHLCIEVFDALDFQNEYIGTMKKMVKLYRPELRLLLFNAEGTSLTGYKERIVKHQMKVGSEYLRLMKARYPHINIDISPFFLHIASSMWVNIFCELVEHEDYDESEVNRALEQYAAYSMAGWRELMKP; translated from the coding sequence ATGCAGAAACTGAAAGACGACATTCGGCAGCGTATTGTTGCCGTGGCGCGAGAGGAATTCATCGCTCACGGCGCACGCAACACGTCTATCCGCACGGTGGCGCGGCGTGCGGGCATTGCTGCTGGCAACGTGTATAACTACTTTCGCAGCAAGGACGAGCTGTTCTGTGAGGTGTTGCGGCCGCTGCTCAACGAGCTGAACCGCTACATTCTGTCGCACAACGAGGAGCGGCACCTCTGCATCGAGGTGTTCGACGCACTCGATTTTCAGAACGAATACATCGGCACAATGAAGAAAATGGTGAAGCTTTACCGCCCCGAACTGCGCCTGCTGTTGTTCAATGCCGAAGGCACATCGCTTACTGGGTACAAGGAAAGGATAGTTAAGCACCAAATGAAAGTTGGTTCGGAATACCTGCGACTGATGAAAGCGCGCTATCCGCACATCAACATTGACATCTCGCCCTTCTTCCTGCACATTGCGAGTTCTATGTGGGTGAACATCTTCTGCGAACTTGTGGAGCACGAGGACTACGACGAAAGCGAGGTGAACCGTGCACTCGAGCAGTATGCCGCTTACAGTATGGCAGGGTGGAGAGAACTGATGAAACCTTAG
- a CDS encoding RagB/SusD family nutrient uptake outer membrane protein — translation MKKICVKSIVACLLGTLATTFCVSCADMLDEKGFSFVNDKNIENNDEGAQQWATGAFSVLTYEVFRWDAFPHVLDFDCDYMTGPDWAFGKFGSGNFQDDDHAQQMWEKMYNMIHRCNLGIENVEAMTGTTPRGKDNAIGEMQVLRAYAYFLLVRAFGPIPIRDHTINSGLSDIHQPRQPIDSVYHYIIANLQQAEQRLYKNTDREFSLGHVSAGTAASLLAKVYLTMASGAVPTGEKVIVRGGKAFEKVAGEKVYTNPVAIEHQKTQLAGYDKIDYMKYFALARDKAKEVMDGKYGSYDLLPYDALWAIGNRNKVEHIWSLQTVSNDDIYGVSFGEGYAGVLGTAGETYGLHHGMRNHWYKLFEPQDYRITKGVMHRWQRYHAVDYHGGSYYPNTDEWKKKAQGYTNDEGKWVAPVAPFNDGLSYESKNDNNYLAYLTKYTYVSDRTKKRADIYFPFLRFADVLLIYAEAANEANNGPTSEALNALNRVRVRSNATPKSLTGVGNINDKVLFRSAVLEERAMEFAEEGDRRWDLIRWGIYLPVMNAIGGTDEVDIVKSRMEKHQLFPIPGSEVGVNKFITTNNPGW, via the coding sequence ATGAAAAAGATATGTGTTAAATCCATTGTCGCTTGCTTGTTGGGCACACTTGCTACGACGTTTTGCGTCTCATGCGCAGACATGTTGGACGAGAAAGGCTTCTCGTTCGTTAACGACAAGAACATAGAAAATAACGACGAAGGTGCCCAGCAATGGGCCACAGGGGCATTTAGTGTGCTCACTTACGAGGTGTTTCGCTGGGATGCGTTCCCCCATGTACTCGATTTCGACTGCGATTATATGACCGGACCCGACTGGGCATTTGGCAAATTTGGGTCGGGAAACTTCCAAGACGACGACCACGCACAGCAGATGTGGGAGAAGATGTATAACATGATACACCGCTGTAACCTAGGAATTGAGAACGTTGAGGCTATGACGGGCACCACACCACGTGGCAAAGACAATGCCATTGGCGAAATGCAGGTGCTCAGGGCATACGCCTATTTCCTCCTGGTAAGGGCATTTGGCCCCATCCCCATTCGTGATCACACCATCAATTCGGGACTTTCCGACATTCACCAGCCACGCCAACCCATCGACTCTGTTTACCATTACATCATCGCCAACTTGCAACAGGCCGAGCAACGGCTCTATAAGAACACCGATAGGGAATTCTCCTTGGGGCATGTTTCGGCAGGAACGGCTGCGTCGCTCTTGGCAAAGGTCTACCTAACCATGGCTTCGGGTGCTGTTCCCACAGGCGAAAAGGTTATCGTAAGGGGTGGAAAGGCGTTCGAGAAAGTGGCAGGCGAGAAGGTTTACACCAATCCCGTGGCCATTGAACACCAGAAAACGCAGCTCGCAGGATATGACAAGATAGACTACATGAAGTACTTCGCCTTGGCCCGAGATAAGGCTAAGGAAGTGATGGACGGTAAGTATGGCTCGTACGACTTACTGCCTTATGATGCGCTTTGGGCAATAGGCAACCGCAATAAGGTGGAACACATCTGGAGTTTGCAAACCGTTTCCAACGATGATATTTATGGCGTGTCTTTTGGCGAAGGCTATGCGGGCGTGTTAGGTACGGCTGGCGAGACCTATGGCTTACATCATGGCATGCGCAATCATTGGTATAAGCTGTTCGAACCGCAAGACTATCGCATCACAAAAGGCGTGATGCACCGCTGGCAACGCTATCATGCCGTAGACTATCATGGCGGTTCCTATTATCCCAACACCGATGAATGGAAGAAAAAAGCCCAAGGTTATACCAATGATGAAGGAAAGTGGGTGGCTCCCGTTGCACCCTTCAACGATGGACTTTCTTACGAAAGCAAGAACGATAACAATTATCTGGCTTATCTCACTAAGTACACTTACGTAAGCGACAGAACGAAAAAGCGGGCCGACATATATTTCCCCTTCTTGCGTTTTGCCGATGTACTGTTGATTTATGCAGAGGCAGCCAACGAAGCCAACAATGGTCCTACCTCCGAAGCGCTTAATGCACTTAACCGCGTAAGGGTGCGCAGCAATGCCACGCCCAAATCGCTTACGGGTGTAGGGAATATCAACGACAAGGTGCTTTTCCGCTCAGCCGTGCTGGAAGAACGAGCAATGGAATTTGCCGAAGAGGGCGATCGTCGCTGGGACTTGATAAGATGGGGCATCTATCTGCCCGTAATGAATGCCATTGGTGGAACAGACGAGGTGGACATAGTGAAATCAAGGATGGAAAAACACCAGCTCTTCCCCATTCCTGGTTCGGAAGTGGGCGTTAATAAGTTCATAACTACAAACAATCCGGGGTGGTAA
- a CDS encoding DNA-binding protein has translation MISFKVVESILRVGPRKGQKGYGAVQKAPMKFSQEWLINRIVRETSLSEGDVRNVFITLRNIVVEVVTMGGSLDLGDIFSLRTTIPSRMLEKEEDVTVASALKRPRIIVTWKDAIRKVLGKIEVEVDNPKRKDLNKKPKTPKP, from the coding sequence ATGATTAGTTTTAAAGTAGTTGAGAGTATTCTCAGAGTAGGCCCGCGCAAGGGGCAAAAGGGGTATGGAGCGGTGCAGAAGGCTCCGATGAAGTTCTCGCAGGAGTGGCTCATCAACCGCATCGTGCGCGAAACGTCGTTGAGCGAGGGCGATGTGAGGAACGTGTTTATCACGCTGCGCAACATCGTGGTAGAGGTGGTGACGATGGGCGGTTCGCTTGACTTGGGCGACATCTTTTCGCTTCGCACCACCATTCCTTCGCGGATGCTGGAGAAAGAGGAGGACGTGACGGTTGCCTCTGCGCTGAAACGCCCTCGCATCATTGTGACGTGGAAGGATGCTATCCGTAAGGTGCTCGGTAAAATCGAGGTGGAGGTGGATAACCCCAAACGGAAGGACTTGAATAAAAAGCCGAAAACGCCGAAGCCGTAG
- a CDS encoding TonB-dependent receptor — translation MRMNKYALLLFSLCSVPLSALAQGKHITGRVSDTKAEPIVGAVIKIQNKAAVVTDAEGRYAIDAEPGDVLDITCIGMQSQRLKVGNRSTLNVVLQDDAVKLDDIVVVGYGTMKKRDLSGAVAKISGDDLLGTGASSFNQALQGKVSGVVVNKTDGAPGGAISINVRGANSFTTSTEPLYIVDGVPFETAGTPSSKATDGSQMRMNALASINPHDIESLEILKDASATAIYGSRGANGVVLITTKKGKAGRGKIEFTSNLSMSNVLKKIDVLDPVTYARYINEQTANRAIYNGETVNGLPYEGKWKYRELNGKIVENSGVYNPSPEDFLNPGLRTDQYGNKTMVRGTNWQDEIYHTGFSQEYNLNVSGSDNNGWWSFSGNYLNQTGVIRRSGFERYILHMNIGRRVKDWLEIGMNMNYTNSTTDFAKSSNEVGVVRSALVFPATYAPDVSVYESDKLNWLASNPVVYLNNSKDQQRMSNFFSSSYLEAKIRPYLKFRQNLGLGYSENSRGSYYDRHTSEGKYPDNGKGGQSDSWWKSLTSESLLTFDKSFGGKHSVNALLGFTYEIANFGSKGMSAKNFPSDVTQEHNMGLGLSYNAPESERGQQKLMSLLARVNYSYSGGKYVATASLRRDGSSKFSQANNKIGHFASGAVAWRLSEERFVKDLDIFDNLKLRFSYGQTGNQGIGAYQAQLYMIASNYPYNGSMSSGFSEVLWRGALNKNLKWETTDQFNLGLDMAFWRGRVNLTADLYWKKTRDLLQSTAIPSSNGFVNMWSNEGHVVNKGLEVAAKFNAINHKGFNWNIEANIAFNKNEIGGLSSDRFAERISAGMEKVFVQRNGLPIGAIYGFLEDGFYDNEAEARMNKSYAGMSSEDIKRFVIGEVKYKDLNGDGMITDADKTVIGKTLPDYTFGITNTFSWKGFNLSFFFQGSVGNSLFNANMRDVRLDDIGNIPRSAYEARWTPETAATARYPKNVATRNRDMKVSDRYVEDASYLRLKNLNLGYNIKPHWQGISNIYVYASATNLFTITKYSGADPDVNAFGWDASRRGVDYYCYPGSRTFTIGFKLDY, via the coding sequence ATGAGAATGAATAAATACGCATTGTTGCTGTTCTCGCTTTGTTCGGTGCCCTTGTCGGCATTAGCTCAGGGCAAACACATAACGGGTAGGGTGTCTGACACGAAAGCCGAACCCATCGTGGGAGCAGTAATCAAAATTCAAAACAAGGCTGCTGTGGTTACGGATGCCGAGGGTAGGTATGCCATTGATGCAGAGCCTGGCGACGTGTTAGACATCACTTGTATCGGCATGCAGAGCCAAAGGTTGAAGGTTGGCAACCGGTCTACCCTCAATGTGGTGCTGCAAGACGATGCCGTGAAACTCGACGACATCGTCGTTGTGGGTTATGGCACGATGAAGAAACGTGACCTCTCGGGAGCAGTGGCCAAGATAAGCGGCGACGACCTTTTGGGGACGGGCGCTTCCAGCTTTAACCAAGCCCTGCAAGGAAAGGTGTCGGGTGTGGTGGTTAACAAAACCGACGGGGCACCGGGCGGCGCCATCAGCATCAATGTGCGTGGCGCAAACTCGTTCACCACAAGCACCGAGCCGCTTTACATTGTAGATGGTGTTCCCTTTGAAACGGCTGGCACGCCATCGAGTAAGGCCACCGACGGCAGTCAGATGCGCATGAACGCCCTCGCCTCGATTAACCCACACGACATCGAGTCGCTCGAAATACTTAAAGATGCCTCTGCAACGGCCATCTATGGGTCGCGTGGAGCCAACGGCGTGGTGCTCATTACCACGAAGAAAGGTAAGGCCGGGCGTGGAAAGATTGAGTTCACGTCGAACCTGAGCATGTCGAACGTGCTGAAAAAGATAGATGTGCTCGACCCCGTTACCTACGCGCGTTACATTAATGAACAAACGGCCAACAGGGCAATATATAACGGAGAAACCGTGAACGGGCTGCCTTACGAGGGAAAATGGAAGTATCGGGAACTCAACGGAAAGATTGTTGAGAACTCGGGCGTGTACAATCCCTCGCCCGAGGATTTCCTCAATCCAGGCCTGCGAACCGACCAATATGGGAACAAAACGATGGTGCGAGGCACCAATTGGCAAGACGAAATCTACCATACGGGTTTCTCTCAAGAGTACAACCTTAACGTGTCGGGTAGCGACAACAATGGTTGGTGGTCGTTTTCGGGTAACTATCTCAACCAAACGGGCGTTATCAGGCGTTCGGGATTTGAGCGTTACATCCTTCACATGAACATCGGACGTAGGGTGAAAGACTGGTTAGAGATTGGCATGAACATGAATTACACCAACTCGACGACCGACTTCGCCAAGTCGAGCAATGAAGTTGGTGTGGTAAGGTCGGCCTTGGTGTTCCCTGCCACTTATGCTCCCGATGTCAGCGTGTATGAGTCGGACAAGCTAAACTGGCTTGCATCGAACCCTGTCGTTTATCTTAACAACTCGAAAGACCAGCAGCGGATGAGCAACTTCTTCTCCTCGTCTTACTTGGAGGCTAAGATCAGACCTTATTTAAAGTTCCGACAGAACCTCGGATTGGGTTATTCGGAAAACAGTCGCGGGTCGTATTACGACAGGCATACCTCCGAAGGCAAGTATCCCGACAATGGGAAAGGAGGGCAAAGCGATAGCTGGTGGAAGAGCCTGACGTCCGAATCGCTGCTTACTTTCGATAAGAGTTTCGGTGGAAAGCACTCTGTAAACGCCTTGTTAGGCTTTACCTACGAGATAGCCAATTTCGGTTCGAAGGGCATGTCTGCAAAAAACTTCCCCTCGGACGTAACCCAAGAGCACAATATGGGATTGGGATTAAGCTATAATGCGCCAGAGAGCGAGCGCGGACAGCAAAAGCTGATGTCGCTATTGGCACGCGTCAACTATTCGTATTCAGGCGGAAAATACGTCGCTACCGCATCTTTGCGTCGCGATGGATCGAGCAAATTCTCTCAGGCAAACAACAAAATAGGGCACTTCGCATCAGGTGCGGTGGCCTGGCGACTATCAGAAGAACGCTTCGTTAAGGATTTAGATATCTTCGATAACCTTAAACTGCGATTCAGCTACGGACAAACGGGTAACCAAGGTATTGGCGCTTATCAGGCACAATTATATATGATAGCGTCTAACTATCCTTATAATGGCAGCATGTCTAGTGGTTTCTCGGAGGTGTTATGGCGTGGCGCGCTGAACAAAAACCTGAAATGGGAAACCACCGACCAATTTAATCTTGGCCTTGACATGGCCTTTTGGAGAGGAAGGGTTAACCTCACGGCCGACTTGTATTGGAAAAAGACGCGCGACTTGCTGCAAAGTACCGCCATCCCTTCTAGCAACGGCTTCGTCAATATGTGGTCTAACGAGGGTCATGTGGTGAACAAAGGACTTGAAGTTGCAGCGAAGTTCAATGCCATTAACCATAAGGGTTTCAACTGGAACATCGAAGCGAATATCGCCTTTAACAAGAACGAAATAGGCGGACTCTCGTCTGACCGCTTCGCCGAACGCATATCTGCGGGTATGGAAAAGGTGTTCGTTCAACGCAACGGACTTCCTATCGGAGCCATTTACGGCTTCTTGGAAGACGGATTTTATGATAACGAGGCCGAGGCTCGTATGAATAAGAGTTACGCAGGAATGTCGTCTGAAGATATTAAACGTTTCGTTATCGGTGAGGTTAAGTACAAAGACCTTAACGGAGATGGGATGATTACCGATGCCGACAAAACCGTAATAGGGAAGACTTTACCCGACTATACCTTCGGAATTACCAACACGTTCAGTTGGAAAGGGTTTAACCTGAGTTTCTTCTTCCAAGGTTCGGTGGGCAATAGCCTCTTCAATGCCAACATGCGTGATGTTCGCCTCGACGACATTGGCAATATTCCCCGCAGTGCGTACGAGGCTAGATGGACACCCGAAACGGCTGCAACGGCGCGTTATCCCAAAAACGTGGCCACGCGAAACCGCGATATGAAGGTGTCGGATCGTTATGTGGAGGATGCCTCTTACTTACGACTGAAGAACCTAAACCTAGGTTATAACATCAAGCCACATTGGCAAGGCATCTCTAATATATATGTATATGCCAGCGCCACAAACCTGTTTACCATTACCAAATATAGCGGAGCCGACCCCGATGTCAATGCTTTCGGATGGGACGCATCGCGACGTGGCGTGGATTATTACTGCTATCCTGGTAGTAGAACCTTTACCATCGGATTTAAGTTGGATTACTAA
- a CDS encoding ABC transporter ATP-binding protein has product MIRILKRLGHYMGGRKTLLPCSVVLSAVNGLLSLVPFIFLWLVVRTLLTADGNLADTPVWDYAIAAFAVSVANVLLYFAALMLSHLSAFRIETNMRRTAMERLMRVPLGFFDTQNTGRMRKIIDEDSSQTHTFVAHILPDVSGSVVAPIGIIVLLLAVDWQLGIAAMVPIVCAFGIMGYMMNPKNNDFQRMYLDAQEKMSAEAVEYVRGIPVVKVFQQTVFSFKRFHDSIINYRDLVIRYTLLWRMPMSAYTIAINAFAFLLVPTGIILIGHGGETSIIVSDMVLYVLIAPIIAANVMKAMHLSQNLFLANEAVDRLEKLTATPPLPESSEPEKAAAFDVSLRNVSFRYEAAECDAVSYIDLDIPQGKTVALVGASGSGKTTIARLIPRFWDVREGSLKIGGVDVRHMDKATLMRNVSFVFQNTRLFKTSILENIRYGNPDATIEQVNRAVDLSQSREIIERLPQGLNTVIGAEGTYLSGGEQQRIVLARAILKDAPIVVLDEATAFADPENEHLIRQAFAHLTCGKTVLMIAHRLTTVQDADNIVVVDKGRIAEQGTHRQLMEQATLYYRMWNEYQKSVAWKL; this is encoded by the coding sequence ATGATAAGAATACTGAAACGCTTAGGACATTACATGGGAGGGCGCAAGACGTTGCTGCCCTGCTCGGTTGTGCTGTCGGCAGTGAACGGACTGCTGTCGCTCGTACCCTTTATTTTCCTGTGGTTGGTGGTGCGCACGCTGCTCACTGCCGACGGAAACCTTGCCGATACGCCCGTATGGGACTATGCCATTGCGGCGTTCGCGGTGTCGGTGGCGAATGTTCTGCTCTATTTTGCCGCCCTCATGCTCTCGCATCTTTCCGCTTTCCGCATCGAAACCAATATGCGGCGCACTGCCATGGAACGGCTGATGCGTGTGCCGTTGGGCTTTTTCGACACGCAGAACACGGGGCGCATGCGCAAGATAATAGACGAGGATTCGAGTCAGACCCACACTTTCGTGGCACACATACTGCCCGATGTGTCAGGCAGCGTGGTGGCTCCGATAGGCATTATAGTACTTCTGCTTGCCGTAGACTGGCAGTTGGGCATTGCCGCAATGGTACCGATAGTGTGCGCCTTCGGCATCATGGGCTACATGATGAACCCTAAGAACAACGATTTCCAGCGTATGTACCTAGACGCACAGGAGAAAATGAGTGCCGAAGCCGTGGAATACGTGCGCGGAATACCCGTCGTGAAGGTCTTCCAACAGACGGTATTCTCGTTCAAACGCTTTCACGACAGCATCATCAACTACCGCGACCTCGTCATCAGATACACCCTTCTGTGGCGCATGCCCATGTCTGCCTACACCATAGCCATCAATGCTTTCGCCTTTCTGCTTGTGCCTACGGGCATCATACTGATAGGGCACGGCGGCGAAACTTCCATCATCGTTTCCGATATGGTGCTGTATGTGCTCATCGCACCCATCATTGCAGCCAACGTAATGAAAGCCATGCACCTCAGTCAGAACCTCTTTCTGGCAAACGAAGCGGTAGACCGATTGGAGAAACTCACTGCCACGCCACCGCTTCCAGAAAGTTCCGAGCCCGAGAAAGCGGCAGCCTTCGACGTCAGCCTGCGCAATGTGTCGTTCCGATACGAAGCGGCGGAGTGCGATGCCGTAAGCTACATCGACCTCGACATACCGCAAGGCAAGACCGTTGCGCTGGTGGGAGCGTCCGGAAGCGGCAAGACAACCATCGCAAGGCTCATTCCACGTTTCTGGGACGTGCGCGAAGGCAGTTTGAAAATAGGCGGTGTGGACGTTCGGCACATGGATAAGGCAACGCTGATGCGCAACGTGTCGTTCGTGTTTCAGAACACCCGACTGTTCAAGACCTCCATTTTGGAGAACATACGCTACGGCAATCCCGATGCAACCATCGAGCAGGTGAACCGTGCCGTAGACCTCTCGCAGAGTCGGGAAATCATCGAGCGGCTGCCACAGGGACTGAACACCGTCATAGGAGCGGAGGGAACATACCTCTCTGGCGGCGAGCAGCAGCGCATAGTGCTTGCCCGTGCCATTCTGAAAGATGCGCCCATCGTGGTGCTCGACGAGGCTACTGCCTTTGCCGACCCCGAAAACGAGCACCTCATCAGGCAGGCATTTGCCCACCTTACTTGCGGAAAGACCGTGCTCATGATAGCCCATCGACTGACCACCGTGCAAGATGCCGACAACATTGTCGTGGTGGACAAGGGCAGAATAGCCGAACAGGGCACCCACCGACAGCTCATGGAGCAAGCCACATTATATTATAGGATGTGGAACGAATACCAAAAGTCGGTGGCATGGAAACTATAA
- a CDS encoding ABC transporter ATP-binding protein — MIKYLQQRFALTEKGAKDLRKGIAFSTLMNLALMLPPTYLFFFLMEYIDSETPTEPHTLWFYVLVALLLAVLMFFIALRQYDSTYTTVYNESAQRRIGVAEKLRRLPLAFFGERNLSDLTSTVMEDCTMLEQTFSHAVPQLFASALSVVIIAVGMFSYNWHLALALFWVVPLAVTVLLLSRRQLHKAFVQHYKVKRGVTEQIQEGLECMQEIRSYSGEQAYYRSFDKRLKGYERELVRGELVAGAFLNLAGMLLKLGMPTVILVGAWLLQQGEVSVFTYLAYLLASAMVYNPIIEVCNYLALLSFLDVRINRMKEIESMPTQEGSAAVQLDNYDIEFRNVSFAYETAKQVLHNVSFTARQGTVTALVGPSGGGKSTTAKLAARFWDISDGQILVGGNDISKIDPETLLKHYSIVFQDVLLFNASIADNIRIGKRNATDEEVRHVTRLAQSDDFISRMPQGYDTVIGENGETLSGGERQRISIARALLKNAPIILLDEATASLDAENETKIQAGISKLVRNKTVIIIAHRMRTVRNADHIVVLSGGTVSEQGTPAELLARNGEFAHMVRLQQEKRQ; from the coding sequence ATGATAAAATATCTTCAACAACGGTTCGCCCTCACCGAAAAAGGAGCGAAAGACTTGCGGAAAGGCATCGCCTTCTCTACATTGATGAACCTCGCATTGATGCTGCCGCCCACCTATTTGTTCTTCTTCCTCATGGAGTACATCGACTCCGAGACGCCCACCGAGCCGCACACGCTGTGGTTCTATGTGCTTGTGGCTTTGCTCTTGGCGGTGCTTATGTTCTTCATAGCCCTCCGACAGTACGACAGCACCTACACCACCGTCTACAACGAGAGTGCGCAACGCCGCATCGGAGTGGCAGAAAAGCTACGCCGACTGCCCCTCGCTTTCTTCGGCGAACGCAACCTTTCCGACCTCACCTCTACCGTGATGGAAGACTGCACGATGCTCGAGCAAACCTTCTCGCACGCTGTTCCCCAGCTGTTTGCGTCGGCTCTGAGCGTCGTCATCATCGCCGTGGGTATGTTCTCCTACAACTGGCACTTGGCTTTAGCCCTCTTTTGGGTCGTTCCGCTCGCCGTAACCGTACTGCTGCTGTCGCGCCGTCAGCTCCACAAAGCCTTCGTTCAGCACTATAAAGTGAAGCGTGGCGTAACCGAACAGATACAGGAAGGACTGGAATGTATGCAGGAAATAAGATCGTACAGTGGCGAACAGGCATACTACCGCAGCTTCGACAAGCGGCTGAAGGGCTACGAACGCGAACTTGTGCGCGGCGAACTCGTGGCAGGTGCCTTCCTCAACCTCGCCGGAATGTTGCTCAAACTCGGCATGCCCACCGTTATATTGGTGGGAGCGTGGCTGTTGCAACAGGGCGAAGTGTCGGTATTCACCTACTTGGCTTACCTTTTGGCATCGGCAATGGTCTACAATCCCATTATCGAAGTGTGCAACTACCTTGCCCTGCTCTCCTTCCTCGACGTGCGCATCAACCGTATGAAGGAAATAGAAAGCATGCCCACGCAGGAGGGAAGTGCAGCCGTACAACTCGATAACTACGACATCGAGTTCCGCAACGTAAGTTTTGCCTACGAAACCGCGAAGCAAGTGCTGCACAATGTCTCGTTCACGGCACGCCAAGGCACCGTTACCGCCCTCGTAGGGCCGTCGGGTGGAGGCAAAAGCACTACTGCCAAACTCGCCGCACGCTTTTGGGACATCTCTGACGGACAAATTCTGGTGGGCGGAAACGACATCTCGAAGATTGACCCCGAAACGCTGCTGAAACACTATTCCATCGTCTTTCAGGACGTATTGCTGTTCAATGCCTCTATTGCCGACAATATCCGCATCGGCAAGCGCAACGCCACCGACGAGGAAGTGCGCCACGTTACCCGACTGGCGCAGTCCGACGACTTCATCAGCCGAATGCCGCAAGGCTACGATACCGTCATCGGCGAAAACGGCGAAACCCTTTCGGGTGGCGAGCGGCAGCGCATTTCCATTGCCCGTGCCCTGCTGAAGAATGCCCCAATCATACTTCTCGACGAAGCTACCGCAAGCCTTGACGCCGAGAACGAGACGAAAATACAAGCGGGCATCTCCAAACTGGTGCGCAACAAGACCGTTATCATCATCGCCCACCGTATGCGCACCGTCCGCAATGCCGACCACATCGTGGTGCTTAGTGGCGGTACGGTGAGCGAACAGGGAACGCCCGCCGAACTGTTGGCACGCAACGGCGAGTTCGCCCACATGGTTCGTCTGCAACAGGAAAAACGGCAATGA
- a CDS encoding glycan-binding surface protein, whose product MKVKIRKQLHLGLFVIATAMMSCQNIVDNPAVEDFSANGAPTITKITSVTDLDQSVTQSGMGQWLAIHGDNLAHPTAILFNDVEVKLKDVYAVRTRINVAIPTEAPSKLTNTLTVRTALGEVTTNFTVDFPKLKVVGLDNEFAKPGSNVTVMGEFFNLYGLTSNEATFTLGGKSLTVVEKNDKKIVLTIPEDAVDGGEIVISSPKLEQPVRLPYRDKGVQLFASYDKDYLFGKGYLWTSQDYFTDGTNEGDPVPPIGKWFFRRKNTYSAWNWDTLIAGHFDLDDADVVSHLENYCIKFEVWTAKDKPIPTGDFIFWSQQSADNMKLRWNPADQGVSLNTNGEWRTITLDATTWFRDNDAQPVLKKGSNDFTIVYQPHNGFDADFALANLRFAKKR is encoded by the coding sequence ATGAAAGTAAAGATAAGAAAACAATTGCACCTTGGTTTGTTTGTCATTGCCACGGCGATGATGTCTTGCCAAAACATTGTAGACAATCCCGCAGTGGAAGATTTCTCTGCCAACGGTGCCCCCACGATAACGAAGATAACCTCGGTTACCGATTTAGATCAGTCGGTTACCCAAAGTGGCATGGGGCAATGGCTTGCCATTCATGGCGACAACTTGGCTCATCCCACGGCCATTCTCTTTAATGATGTGGAAGTAAAACTTAAAGACGTTTATGCCGTTCGCACCCGAATAAACGTGGCCATACCCACCGAAGCGCCTAGCAAGCTAACGAACACGCTTACCGTGCGTACTGCTTTGGGTGAAGTCACCACGAATTTCACCGTCGATTTCCCAAAACTAAAGGTTGTGGGACTAGACAATGAATTTGCGAAGCCTGGTAGTAACGTCACTGTTATGGGTGAGTTCTTCAACCTATATGGGCTTACTTCCAACGAGGCTACATTTACATTAGGTGGCAAATCGCTAACGGTTGTTGAGAAAAACGACAAGAAAATTGTGCTCACCATACCCGAAGATGCGGTTGATGGAGGAGAAATCGTAATTTCAAGTCCCAAGTTAGAGCAGCCCGTACGTCTGCCTTATCGCGACAAGGGCGTACAACTTTTCGCCAGTTACGATAAAGATTACCTTTTCGGAAAAGGCTATCTATGGACATCGCAAGACTATTTCACCGACGGAACGAACGAGGGAGACCCCGTTCCACCTATTGGAAAGTGGTTCTTTAGACGAAAGAACACCTACTCTGCATGGAATTGGGATACGCTCATTGCTGGGCATTTCGACCTCGATGATGCTGATGTGGTGAGCCATTTGGAAAACTATTGTATCAAGTTTGAGGTGTGGACAGCCAAGGATAAGCCCATACCCACAGGCGATTTCATATTTTGGAGCCAGCAAAGCGCAGACAATATGAAGCTGCGTTGGAACCCTGCAGACCAAGGAGTGTCGTTAAATACCAACGGTGAATGGCGCACCATAACCCTAGATGCCACCACGTGGTTCAGGGATAACGATGCTCAGCCGGTATTGAAAAAGGGTAGCAACGACTTCACCATTGTTTATCAGCCCCATAATGGGTTTGATGCCGACTTCGCACTTGCCAATCTAAGGTTCGCCAAAAAGCGGTAA